In one Streptomyces sp. T12 genomic region, the following are encoded:
- a CDS encoding NAD(P)/FAD-dependent oxidoreductase: MPMELDFDPEALRAKYRAERDRRIRPDGGAQYRHLAGEFGVDDQDPYADQEFTRAPLHDRVEAVVVGGGFGGLLAGARLRQAGVQEIRVIEQGGDFGGTWYWNRYPGIHCDIESYIYLPLLEELGYVPRWKYAPGEEIRQHAQAIARHFGLYDRACFQTQVTELRWDEEQSEWIVRTDRGDEMRARYVVVSSGTLSQAKLPGIPGIETFRGHTFHTSRWDYAYTGGDASGGLTGLADKRVSLIGTGATAIQVVPHLGADAAQVYVFQRTPSSVDVRGNRPTDPQWAKSLKPGWQRLRRENFLKVVTGVRQDEDLVNDAWTSSARLQEKLIPTNSYADVPAEERELAYEIADFQKMNELRSRVEAIVEDPETAEKLKPWYRYMCKRPTFSDTYLPTFNRPGVTLVDTADTHGVERITENAVVVGGVEYEVDCIIFATGFDVGRSGVLSGKLPVYGRGGAGLLETWMTKGFKTLHGFTTRGFPNLFLLGSTQNAAAVNFVHILDEQASHVAEVVAQARGRKARYVEPTAEAQDAWVTTIRQKAADLYKFQAECTPGYYNNEGSPRERSESYGDGPVAFHELLRRWRSEGGMREVLVESEG, from the coding sequence ATGCCGATGGAGCTGGACTTCGACCCCGAAGCCCTGCGCGCCAAGTACCGCGCCGAGCGCGATCGCCGGATCCGCCCCGACGGCGGCGCCCAGTACCGGCATCTCGCCGGCGAATTCGGCGTGGATGACCAAGACCCGTACGCCGACCAGGAGTTCACCCGCGCGCCGCTGCACGACCGGGTCGAGGCCGTGGTCGTGGGCGGTGGGTTCGGCGGGCTGCTCGCCGGGGCGCGGCTGCGGCAGGCGGGTGTTCAGGAGATCCGGGTCATCGAGCAGGGCGGGGACTTCGGCGGCACCTGGTACTGGAACCGGTACCCGGGCATCCACTGCGACATCGAGTCGTACATCTATCTGCCGCTGCTCGAAGAGCTCGGCTACGTCCCGCGGTGGAAGTACGCGCCGGGCGAGGAGATCCGGCAGCACGCCCAGGCCATCGCCCGGCACTTCGGCCTCTACGACCGGGCCTGCTTCCAGACCCAGGTCACCGAACTGCGCTGGGACGAGGAGCAGTCGGAGTGGATCGTCCGCACCGATCGTGGCGACGAGATGCGGGCACGGTACGTCGTCGTCTCCAGCGGCACCCTCAGCCAGGCCAAACTCCCCGGCATCCCTGGCATCGAGACCTTCCGCGGGCACACCTTCCACACCAGCCGCTGGGACTACGCCTACACCGGCGGCGACGCGAGCGGCGGCCTGACCGGGCTCGCCGACAAGCGCGTCTCCCTCATCGGCACCGGCGCCACCGCCATCCAGGTCGTGCCGCACCTCGGGGCCGACGCGGCGCAGGTGTACGTCTTCCAGCGCACCCCGTCCTCCGTCGACGTACGCGGCAACCGGCCCACCGACCCGCAGTGGGCGAAATCGCTGAAGCCCGGGTGGCAGCGGCTGCGCAGGGAGAACTTCCTCAAGGTCGTCACCGGCGTCCGCCAGGACGAGGACCTGGTGAACGACGCCTGGACGTCCAGCGCCCGGCTCCAGGAGAAGCTCATCCCGACCAACTCCTACGCGGACGTCCCGGCCGAGGAGCGCGAACTCGCCTACGAGATCGCCGACTTCCAGAAGATGAACGAGCTGCGCTCCCGCGTCGAGGCGATCGTCGAGGATCCCGAGACCGCCGAGAAGCTCAAGCCCTGGTACCGCTACATGTGCAAGCGGCCCACGTTCAGTGACACCTACCTGCCGACCTTCAACCGGCCGGGCGTCACCCTCGTCGACACCGCCGACACCCACGGCGTCGAGCGGATCACCGAGAACGCCGTCGTGGTCGGCGGTGTGGAGTACGAGGTCGACTGCATCATCTTCGCGACCGGGTTCGACGTCGGCAGGTCGGGCGTACTGTCCGGGAAGCTCCCGGTGTACGGGCGGGGCGGCGCCGGCCTGCTGGAGACCTGGATGACCAAGGGCTTCAAGACCCTGCACGGCTTCACCACCCGCGGCTTCCCCAACCTCTTCCTGCTCGGCTCGACGCAGAACGCCGCCGCCGTCAACTTCGTCCACATCCTCGACGAACAGGCCTCGCATGTCGCCGAGGTCGTGGCGCAGGCGCGGGGGCGGAAGGCCCGGTACGTCGAGCCGACCGCCGAGGCGCAGGACGCCTGGGTGACGACGATCCGCCAGAAGGCGGCCGACCTCTACAAGTTCCAGGCCGAGTGCACCCCCGGCTACTACAACAACGAGGGCAGCCCGCGGGAGCGCAGCGAGTCGTACGGCGACGGGCCGGTCGCCTTCCACGAGCTGCTGCGGCGCTGGCGGTCCGAGGGCGGCATGCGTGAGGTGCTGGTGGAGAGCGAGGGGTGA
- a CDS encoding response regulator transcription factor, which yields MPKPPSTDAVPDVLLVAGDPRTSDPLSAMLELAGYRTVVVDRATEATVRLTERRFDLVILDVTLPDTEALRHSRRLLAPDRPAVLLLTGSGEFLGSLPGGGPGADGQGGRAGSGRVAEVLARARQLVRNAEPAGWDGALRYGDLVLDHATRRARRGERTIALTPAEYRLLRHLLVNAERVLSKEQIGRHVWDDPPTDGAIERLVSRLRRKVNGEQTALIHTRRGFGYWLG from the coding sequence ATGCCGAAGCCGCCGTCGACCGACGCGGTACCGGATGTCCTGCTCGTCGCCGGTGACCCCCGTACCTCCGATCCGCTCTCCGCGATGCTGGAGCTCGCCGGCTACCGGACCGTCGTGGTGGACCGCGCCACCGAGGCCACCGTCCGGCTCACCGAGCGCCGGTTCGATCTGGTCATCCTCGATGTCACCCTGCCGGACACCGAGGCGCTCAGGCACAGTCGCCGTCTCCTGGCCCCCGACCGCCCGGCCGTCCTGCTGCTCACCGGGAGTGGAGAGTTCCTGGGCAGCCTCCCGGGGGGCGGTCCGGGCGCCGACGGGCAAGGGGGCAGGGCGGGGTCGGGCAGAGTGGCCGAAGTCCTCGCCCGCGCACGGCAGTTGGTGCGGAACGCGGAGCCCGCCGGATGGGACGGCGCACTGCGCTACGGCGACCTCGTGCTGGACCACGCCACCCGCCGGGCCCGGCGCGGTGAGCGCACCATCGCGCTCACGCCCGCGGAGTACCGCCTGCTGCGCCACCTGCTGGTGAACGCCGAACGCGTGCTGTCCAAGGAGCAGATCGGGCGGCACGTCTGGGACGACCCGCCCACCGACGGCGCGATCGAGCGGCTCGTCTCACGGTTGCGCCGCAAGGTGAACGGCGAACAGACGGCGCTGATCCACACCCGGCGGGGCTTCGGCTACTGGCTGGGCTGA
- a CDS encoding triacylglycerol lipase, translating into MDDNRRLPLVYVRGYAGGTRGIDKAVDDPFYGFNEGSVHVRVGAHNQPRFHQFESPLLRLLREEGYELLVKGDQNAYLADHAEVPAHTIWIHRFYDRSATTWGGSPQEYQLERAAADLLDLIDRVRDKSGAPAVILVAHSMGGLICRCLLQKVLPDRGRAAADCVAKLFTYGTPHGGITFDVGGGWAERIRDTLGIQGADIFGPRRMYEYLTPQDRLDPDGPPADWDARVMPTGPGALPVERVFCLVGTDPADYDVALGLSSAAVGPHSDGLVQIERAYVPGAHRAFVHRSHSGRYGMVNSEEGYQNLRRFLFGDTRIEASLVDYRLSGDEDVIWQAEARLSVRGLPVVMHERLAAHWCPIQLDAAPDGQEASVSLATTFLNSGLRQATDEPMRFILQLRLISLRERHGILRLGDHLEQTADFADTLVIDVGTPEAGPGIWAAWNSDIEGAIRDHRVAGEPRVDEDPTPERWVAHIELPTTAAPLVGGAARIRLVATPWT; encoded by the coding sequence GTGGACGACAACCGCAGACTTCCCCTCGTCTACGTCCGGGGGTACGCCGGCGGGACCCGAGGGATCGACAAGGCCGTGGACGACCCCTTCTACGGCTTCAACGAGGGCTCCGTGCACGTCCGCGTAGGCGCGCACAACCAGCCGCGCTTCCACCAGTTCGAGAGCCCGCTGCTGCGCCTGCTGCGGGAGGAGGGCTACGAACTGCTCGTGAAGGGCGACCAGAACGCCTATCTCGCCGACCATGCGGAGGTTCCCGCCCACACCATCTGGATCCACCGCTTCTACGACCGCTCGGCGACCACCTGGGGCGGCAGCCCGCAGGAGTACCAGCTGGAGCGCGCCGCCGCCGACCTGCTCGACCTGATCGACCGGGTGCGGGACAAGAGCGGGGCCCCCGCCGTCATCCTCGTGGCCCACTCCATGGGCGGCCTGATCTGCCGCTGCCTGCTGCAGAAGGTCCTGCCCGACCGGGGCCGCGCCGCCGCCGACTGCGTCGCGAAGCTCTTCACCTACGGCACCCCGCACGGCGGCATCACCTTCGACGTCGGCGGCGGATGGGCGGAGCGGATCCGGGACACACTCGGCATCCAGGGCGCCGACATCTTCGGCCCCCGGCGGATGTACGAGTACCTCACCCCGCAGGACCGGCTGGACCCCGACGGCCCGCCCGCCGACTGGGACGCCCGCGTGATGCCCACCGGGCCGGGCGCGCTTCCCGTCGAGCGGGTCTTCTGCCTGGTGGGGACCGACCCGGCGGACTATGACGTCGCCCTCGGGCTGTCCTCGGCCGCCGTCGGGCCGCACAGCGACGGGCTCGTGCAGATCGAGCGGGCATATGTGCCGGGCGCCCACCGGGCCTTCGTGCACCGCAGCCACAGCGGGCGCTACGGGATGGTCAACTCCGAGGAGGGGTACCAGAACCTGCGGCGGTTCCTGTTCGGGGACACCAGGATCGAGGCGTCGCTGGTCGACTACCGGCTGTCCGGCGACGAGGACGTCATCTGGCAGGCCGAGGCCCGGCTGTCGGTGCGCGGGCTGCCCGTGGTGATGCACGAGCGGCTCGCCGCCCACTGGTGCCCGATCCAGCTCGACGCGGCCCCGGACGGGCAGGAGGCGTCGGTGTCGCTGGCGACGACCTTCCTCAACAGCGGCCTGAGGCAGGCGACGGACGAGCCGATGCGGTTCATCCTCCAACTGCGGCTCATCTCCCTGCGCGAGCGGCACGGCATCCTCCGTCTCGGCGACCATCTGGAGCAGACCGCCGACTTCGCCGACACCCTCGTCATCGACGTGGGCACGCCGGAGGCCGGCCCCGGCATCTGGGCCGCCTGGAACTCGGACATCGAAGGTGCCATCCGCGACCACCGCGTCGCCGGAGAGCCCCGGGTCGACGAGGACCCCACTCCCGAGCGCTGGGTCGCGCACATCGAACTGCCCACCACCGCCGCACCCCTCGTCGGCGGCGCCGCGCGGATCCGGCTCGTCGCCACGCCCTGGACGTGA
- a CDS encoding lytic transglycosylase domain-containing protein, with product MAGHRVRATRGTAAALAALVALTASQAPGAVPARASAPAPGQAPAEEGPSVSGGTPYRSELPPLRTAKGTGDKASAQVGAALPASVFAAYRRAEERLTREAPGCRLRWQVLAAIGQVESGQARGGRVTSDGTTVAPILGPRLDGVAFALIRDTDGGAHDGDTTYDRAVGPMQFIPSTWARWGADGNGDGRADPNNVFDAALGAGRYLCAGGRDLSVPAELDRAILGYNHSTAYLRTVRAWYAYFLDGHRVVPDSSAGSSARPEPTRSPGAPDDDSAPAPTPRRPSATPSPTPSTPASPTPTPSRPAATAPEETQEPQLPLPAPDIELPGDDLLSGDDSLTSNSADSMAATPSTTADTRR from the coding sequence GTGGCAGGGCACCGAGTCAGAGCCACCAGAGGTACGGCGGCCGCGTTGGCGGCGCTGGTGGCACTCACCGCGTCACAGGCGCCGGGGGCGGTCCCGGCACGGGCCTCCGCGCCGGCACCGGGGCAGGCACCGGCCGAGGAAGGACCGAGCGTGTCCGGCGGCACCCCGTACCGCAGCGAGCTGCCGCCGCTGCGGACGGCCAAGGGGACCGGCGACAAGGCCTCCGCGCAGGTGGGCGCCGCGCTGCCCGCGAGCGTGTTCGCCGCCTACCGCCGGGCCGAGGAGCGCCTCACGCGCGAGGCACCCGGCTGTCGCCTGCGGTGGCAGGTGCTGGCGGCGATCGGGCAGGTGGAGTCCGGGCAGGCGCGGGGCGGCCGGGTGACGTCGGACGGTACGACCGTGGCGCCGATCCTCGGCCCGCGGCTGGACGGCGTGGCCTTCGCGCTGATCCGGGACACCGACGGCGGCGCCCACGACGGGGACACGACGTACGACCGCGCGGTCGGGCCGATGCAGTTCATCCCGTCGACCTGGGCCCGGTGGGGCGCGGACGGCAACGGCGACGGGCGGGCGGATCCGAACAACGTCTTCGACGCGGCGCTCGGCGCCGGACGGTATCTCTGCGCGGGCGGGCGGGACCTGTCCGTCCCGGCCGAGCTGGACCGGGCGATCCTCGGCTACAACCACTCGACGGCGTATCTGCGCACGGTCAGGGCCTGGTACGCGTACTTCCTGGACGGGCACCGGGTGGTGCCGGACAGCTCGGCCGGCTCCTCGGCCCGCCCCGAGCCGACGCGGTCACCCGGGGCGCCGGACGACGATTCCGCACCGGCGCCCACGCCCCGGCGTCCGAGCGCCACCCCGTCCCCCACGCCCTCGACCCCCGCCTCGCCGACCCCCACCCCGTCCCGTCCGGCCGCCACCGCCCCCGAGGAGACGCAGGAGCCGCAACTCCCCCTCCCCGCCCCGGACATCGAGCTCCCCGGCGACGACCTGCTGTCCGGCGACGACTCGCTGACCAGTAACAGCGCGGACTCGATGGCCGCCACCCCCTCCACAACCGCTGATACTCGGCGGTAA
- a CDS encoding sigma-70 family RNA polymerase sigma factor, whose product MPAETAAEWDASDERWQRMWSHREQLLKVARRRSMSAEDAEDAVHEAMLRAAERPELDDERLAAWLTTVTMRLCVDRYRQVNREAEVRTSPTLIAPGPVPVEEAVCDRAEAKWLAVRSGELPERQAEALRLKSEDLDVGQVAVRMGLSYRTVESLLARARRTLRQSLAATLGFALFLIGWGRPRGGGRVQAVAVASTAATLAVAGFVLPYALDGGGDGGGTAPRPAVASPDGAEALRPDGSGEGRTPHRNAPTATAAERKAVESPSGESILPLSVPSLPQASAPDVSVPDVSVPEVSVSPLPVLSAPEVAVPQVPDVPELPEVTDLPVTPSASLPLPTATPLP is encoded by the coding sequence ATGCCCGCAGAGACAGCGGCGGAGTGGGACGCCTCCGACGAACGTTGGCAGCGCATGTGGAGCCACCGCGAGCAGCTGCTCAAGGTGGCCCGGCGCAGGTCGATGAGTGCGGAGGACGCCGAGGACGCGGTGCACGAGGCGATGCTGCGCGCCGCCGAACGCCCCGAGCTGGACGACGAGCGGCTCGCGGCCTGGCTGACGACGGTGACGATGCGGCTGTGCGTCGACCGCTACCGGCAGGTCAACCGTGAGGCCGAGGTGCGCACCAGCCCGACGCTCATCGCCCCCGGTCCCGTGCCCGTCGAGGAGGCGGTGTGCGACCGGGCCGAGGCGAAGTGGCTGGCGGTGCGCAGTGGTGAGCTGCCCGAGCGGCAGGCCGAGGCGCTGCGGCTGAAGTCGGAGGACCTCGACGTCGGGCAGGTCGCCGTCCGGATGGGGCTCAGTTACCGGACCGTCGAGTCGCTGCTGGCCCGGGCCAGGCGGACACTGCGGCAGTCGTTGGCCGCGACGCTCGGGTTCGCTCTCTTCCTGATCGGGTGGGGGCGGCCGCGCGGCGGCGGAAGGGTCCAGGCCGTGGCGGTGGCTTCGACGGCGGCGACGCTGGCGGTGGCGGGGTTCGTGCTGCCGTACGCGCTCGACGGGGGCGGGGACGGAGGCGGTACGGCGCCTCGGCCCGCCGTCGCCTCGCCGGACGGCGCGGAGGCGCTGCGGCCCGACGGCAGTGGTGAGGGCCGTACGCCTCACCGGAACGCGCCTACGGCCACAGCGGCCGAGCGGAAGGCGGTCGAGTCGCCGTCCGGCGAATCGATCCTCCCGCTGTCCGTGCCGTCGCTGCCGCAGGCGTCGGCGCCCGACGTGTCGGTGCCGGACGTGTCGGTGCCGGAGGTCTCCGTGTCGCCGCTGCCGGTGCTGTCGGCGCCGGAGGTCGCGGTCCCGCAGGTGCCCGACGTCCCGGAGCTGCCCGAAGTCACCGACCTGCCGGTCACACCCTCCGCCTCGCTCCCCCTTCCGACGGCGACGCCACTACCGTAA
- a CDS encoding ABC transporter ATP-binding protein — translation MGVEICVEGLTKSFGHQVIWQDVSLTLPAGEVSVMLGPSGTGKSVFLKTLVGLLKPERGSITIQGRDITRLREHDLYEVRKLFGVLFQDGALFGSMNLYDNIAFPLREHTRKSESEIRRIVLEKMDMVGLIGAEGKLPGEISGGMRKRAGLARALVLDPEIILFDEPDSGLDPVRVAYLNQLIVDLNAQIDATFLIVTHDIASARQVPDNIGLLFRRELVMFGPREELLTSDEPVVRQFLNGRMQGPIGMAEEKDAAQVEQELAALGDDGRGTRSPGSQALTPRLLPGPGIARPPRWEAIARREAELRHRKVVADA, via the coding sequence ATGGGTGTCGAGATCTGTGTGGAAGGGCTGACCAAGTCCTTCGGTCACCAGGTCATCTGGCAGGACGTCTCACTGACGCTGCCCGCCGGGGAGGTCTCGGTCATGCTCGGCCCCTCGGGCACGGGCAAGTCGGTGTTCCTCAAGACGCTCGTCGGACTGCTGAAGCCGGAGCGCGGCTCGATCACGATCCAGGGCCGGGACATCACACGGCTGCGCGAGCACGACCTGTACGAGGTGCGCAAGCTCTTCGGCGTGCTGTTCCAGGACGGCGCGCTGTTCGGCTCGATGAACCTGTACGACAACATCGCCTTCCCGCTGCGCGAGCACACCCGTAAGTCCGAGAGCGAGATCCGGCGCATCGTGCTGGAGAAGATGGACATGGTCGGGCTGATCGGCGCAGAGGGAAAGCTGCCCGGCGAGATCTCCGGCGGGATGCGCAAGCGGGCCGGACTGGCCCGGGCCCTCGTCCTCGACCCCGAGATCATCCTCTTCGACGAGCCCGACTCGGGCCTCGACCCGGTCCGCGTGGCCTACCTCAACCAGCTGATAGTCGATCTCAACGCCCAGATCGACGCGACCTTCCTGATCGTCACGCACGACATCGCCTCGGCCCGCCAGGTGCCGGACAACATCGGGCTGCTGTTCCGCCGCGAGCTGGTCATGTTCGGGCCGCGCGAGGAGCTGCTGACCAGCGACGAGCCCGTCGTACGGCAGTTCCTGAACGGCCGCATGCAGGGCCCGATCGGCATGGCGGAGGAGAAGGACGCCGCCCAGGTCGAGCAGGAGCTGGCCGCCCTGGGCGACGACGGCAGGGGCACCCGGTCTCCCGGCAGCCAGGCTCTGACTCCCCGCCTGCTGCCAGGTCCAGGTATTGCGCGGCCACCCCGCTGGGAGGCGATCGCCCGGCGGGAGGCGGAGCTCAGGCACCGCAAGGTGGTGGCGGACGCATGA
- a CDS encoding ABC transporter permease, whose translation MRLSPTGALRHSGSLFAMALDVVRTIPRRPFQAREFIQQAWFVASVTILPTALVSIPFGAVIALQIGSLTRQLGAQSFSGAASVLAVLREASPIVTALLIAGAGGTAICADLGARKIRDEIDAMQVLGIDPIHRLVVPRVLASMVVAVLLNGLVSVVGVAGGYFFNVVLQNGTPGAYLASFTTLAQLSDLWAAEVKALVFGAIAAIVASYKGLTAKGGPKGVGDAVNQSVVITFMLLFVTNFVMTAVYFQVVPQRG comes from the coding sequence ATGAGACTGTCGCCCACCGGAGCCCTGCGGCACTCGGGCAGCCTGTTCGCGATGGCGCTGGACGTCGTCCGGACGATTCCCCGACGGCCCTTCCAGGCAAGGGAGTTCATCCAGCAGGCGTGGTTCGTCGCGAGTGTCACCATTCTGCCGACGGCCCTGGTCTCCATCCCCTTCGGCGCGGTCATCGCGCTGCAGATCGGCAGCCTGACCCGGCAGCTCGGCGCCCAGTCCTTCTCCGGCGCGGCCTCCGTGCTCGCCGTTCTGCGCGAGGCCTCGCCGATCGTCACCGCGCTGCTCATCGCGGGCGCCGGCGGCACGGCGATCTGCGCGGACCTCGGGGCGCGGAAGATCCGGGACGAGATCGACGCGATGCAGGTGCTCGGCATCGACCCGATCCACCGCCTGGTCGTGCCGCGCGTGCTGGCGTCGATGGTGGTGGCCGTGCTGCTCAACGGCCTGGTGTCGGTGGTCGGCGTGGCGGGCGGCTACTTCTTCAACGTCGTCCTGCAGAACGGCACCCCCGGCGCCTACCTCGCCTCCTTCACCACCCTCGCCCAGCTCTCCGACCTGTGGGCGGCCGAGGTCAAGGCACTCGTCTTCGGCGCGATCGCCGCGATCGTCGCCTCGTACAAGGGGCTGACCGCGAAGGGCGGCCCGAAGGGTGTGGGCGACGCGGTGAACCAGTCGGTGGTGATCACCTTCATGTTGCTGTTCGTGACCAACTTCGTGATGACCGCGGTGTACTTCCAAGTCGTCCCGCAGAGGGGTTGA
- a CDS encoding ABC transporter permease, with product MRLLDRPLRSLEALGIQLSFYGRSLAWTGRTLRRYKKEILRLLAEVSFGRGALAVVGGTVGVIAFLSFFTGTEVGLQGYAALNQLGTSNFVAFLSAYFNTREIAPLVAGLALSATVGAGFTAQLGAMRISEETDALEVMGVPSLPFLVTTRMIAGFVAVIPLYVIGLLSSYLAARTITTGYYGQSAGTYDHYFQQYLPPVDVLWSFGKVLVFAVLIILVHCFYGYYASGGPAGVGVAVGRAVRTSIVAINVLDFFLSLAIWGASTTVRIAG from the coding sequence ATGAGACTTCTCGATCGCCCGCTGCGCTCCCTGGAAGCGCTGGGCATCCAACTCTCCTTCTACGGCCGCTCGTTGGCGTGGACCGGCCGTACCCTGCGCCGCTACAAGAAGGAGATCCTGCGGCTGCTCGCCGAGGTGAGCTTCGGGCGCGGAGCCCTCGCCGTCGTGGGCGGCACGGTCGGCGTGATCGCCTTCCTGTCCTTCTTCACCGGCACCGAGGTCGGCCTCCAGGGCTACGCGGCCCTCAACCAGCTCGGCACCTCCAACTTCGTGGCGTTCCTCTCGGCGTACTTCAACACCCGCGAGATCGCCCCGCTGGTGGCGGGACTCGCGCTCTCCGCGACCGTCGGCGCCGGTTTCACGGCCCAGCTGGGCGCGATGCGGATCAGCGAGGAGACCGACGCGCTCGAGGTCATGGGCGTGCCCTCGCTCCCGTTCCTGGTGACGACGAGGATGATCGCCGGGTTCGTCGCGGTGATCCCGCTCTACGTGATCGGCCTGCTGTCCTCGTACCTGGCCGCCCGCACCATCACCACCGGCTACTACGGCCAGTCGGCCGGCACCTACGACCACTACTTCCAGCAGTACCTGCCACCGGTGGACGTGCTGTGGTCCTTCGGCAAGGTGCTCGTCTTCGCCGTCCTGATCATCCTCGTCCACTGCTTCTACGGCTACTACGCGAGCGGCGGCCCGGCGGGCGTCGGCGTGGCGGTGGGCCGTGCGGTGCGGACCTCGATCGTGGCGATCAACGTCCTCGACTTCTTCCTGTCGCTCGCGATCTGGGGCGCCAGCACGACCGTACGGATCGCGGGGTGA
- a CDS encoding MCE family protein: MKALRLRLYGIVFIAVLALLLSLSVAVYRQAFTPVVRITLEADSLGNQLDPRADVKLRGMLVGEVREVRADGTKATLDIALKPEHVAYIPSDVHARLLPKTLFGEKYVDLVPPPGAGSSSARPIRAGDVITQDRTRVGIEVQQLMNDLLPLLRTVQPGKLNATLSAFATALDGRGDRIGDNLTRLEAYLRRLNPHLPSLTEDIARFAEVAEVYGDAAPDLMKILRNTITTSRTIVDQKDRLAAALKTTATVAGTAEDFLDANGDRLITLGRVSRPTLELFARYSPEYPCLLAGLVRQEKASEEAFRGGKMHITLEVVRPQGAYEPGEEPRYGERSGPDCRDLPSPPVPAPGAHLDDGSKSGGPSGGSSAGNPLGVSATPAEQRAIGSLVAPVLGVPADEVPPVATLLFGPLARGTAVTVV; encoded by the coding sequence ATGAAGGCACTGAGACTGCGGTTGTACGGCATCGTCTTCATCGCCGTACTCGCCCTGCTGCTGTCCCTGTCGGTCGCCGTCTACCGGCAGGCCTTCACGCCGGTCGTGCGGATCACGCTGGAGGCCGACAGCCTCGGCAACCAGCTCGATCCGCGGGCCGACGTCAAGCTGCGCGGGATGCTGGTCGGCGAGGTGCGCGAGGTGCGGGCGGACGGGACGAAGGCGACGCTGGACATCGCGCTGAAGCCCGAGCACGTCGCGTACATCCCCTCCGACGTGCACGCGCGCCTGCTGCCCAAGACGCTGTTCGGCGAGAAGTACGTCGACCTCGTGCCACCCCCCGGCGCCGGGTCCTCGTCCGCCCGCCCGATCCGCGCCGGCGATGTCATCACCCAGGACCGCACCCGGGTCGGCATCGAGGTGCAGCAGCTGATGAACGACCTGCTGCCCCTGCTGCGAACCGTCCAGCCCGGCAAGCTCAACGCCACCCTCTCCGCCTTCGCCACCGCCCTCGACGGCCGCGGCGACCGGATCGGCGACAACCTCACGCGCCTGGAGGCCTACCTGCGCCGCCTCAACCCCCATCTGCCGTCCCTCACCGAGGACATCGCCCGCTTCGCCGAGGTCGCCGAGGTGTACGGCGACGCGGCCCCCGACCTGATGAAGATCCTGCGCAACACCATCACCACGAGCCGCACGATCGTCGACCAGAAGGACCGGCTGGCGGCGGCCCTTAAGACCACGGCCACCGTCGCCGGGACGGCCGAGGACTTCCTCGACGCGAACGGCGACCGGCTGATCACCCTCGGCCGGGTCTCCCGCCCGACGCTGGAGCTGTTCGCCCGCTACTCCCCCGAGTACCCGTGCCTGCTGGCCGGCCTGGTCCGGCAGGAGAAGGCCTCGGAGGAGGCGTTCCGGGGCGGCAAGATGCACATCACGCTGGAGGTCGTACGGCCGCAGGGGGCGTACGAACCGGGCGAGGAGCCGCGTTACGGCGAGCGGTCGGGGCCCGACTGCCGGGATCTGCCGAGTCCGCCGGTGCCGGCGCCCGGGGCTCACCTCGACGACGGTTCGAAGTCCGGTGGTCCGTCCGGGGGTTCGTCCGCGGGCAACCCGCTCGGTGTCTCCGCGACCCCGGCCGAGCAGCGGGCGATCGGCTCGCTGGTGGCCCCGGTCCTGGGCGTGCCCGCCGACGAGGTGCCGCCGGTGGCGACGCTGCTGTTCGGACCGCTCGCACGCGGGACGGCGGTGACCGTCGTATGA